One Globicephala melas chromosome 6, mGloMel1.2, whole genome shotgun sequence genomic window carries:
- the C6H9orf57 gene encoding uncharacterized protein C9orf57 homolog: MSFHPSFLARNLRMRRIVFGGAFILFCLLGVFPYFFCPVFGGVGGVICRSCNLSIPFHGCLLDFGTCRTKPGQYCIKEVHIKDGIQWYSVQGCTESQDECFKRIVTTYEIHSTHCCHRPLCNF; encoded by the exons ATGTCTTTCCATCCATCTTTTTTGGCTAGAAATCTTAGAATGAGAAGGATTGTCTTCGGTGGTGCTTTTATCTTATTCTGCCTCTTAGGTG ttttcccttattttttctgTCCTGTATTTGGAGGTGTTGGAGGTGTGATTTGTAGATCATGCAACCTCTCAATCCCCTTCCATGGATGTCTTTTGGACTTTGGAACCTGCAGAACAAAACCTGGACAGTATTGTATAAAAGAGGTCCATATTAAAG ATGGAATTCAATGGTATTCAGTTCAAGGCTGCACAGAGAGCCAAGATGAGTGCTTCAAGAGAATCGTGACAACTTATGAAATTCACTCTACTCACTGCTGCCATCGTCCTTTGTGCAATTTCTGA